The sequence below is a genomic window from Rudanella lutea DSM 19387.
TAGATCACGGCCGCCAGGTGTTTGCAGGGAATGGCATGGTCGGGGCAGGAGCAACCCATGCCCAAATCGTCGAACGATTGGGGGAACAAAGCAATGGATCGCTGCTCGGCAAACTCAACCAGTTCGGGCGGTAGTTGCCGATTGAGCAACTGCGCCAGAATAACCGGGTTCTCCTCAATCTCGGTCAGAAGCGACTCCTTTTCGGTGTCCGAAAACAGAGGAACCAGGAGTTTGATTTTGTAAGGTCGGGGTTTGGAGCCTTTAACCGAGGCACTGATCTGGTTATTGTCGATTTTCAGACCCTGCACAGCTCCCTTGTTAGCATAGGTTTTGCCACGGGGCAGTCGGTTGGTCAGGTCAATCTGAGTCAGGGCACCCAGCCATTGCTGCCCCCACCAGGTTTTGCCGTAGCTAATGCGTTCAGCCATTGAAACGGAGAAAAGGACGATTTAGACTTAGGTACATAACGCGAGATGCATCGAAAAATTCACCAATCGTCTAAATCATCCTATCGAAAAGGCGGTTTACTCGCTCAAAACGGCCGTAAATTCAATCTCAATCAGGTAATCCGGGCTGATGAGCGCACTCACTTCGTAAATGCCCGTGGTGGGTTTAATTTCCCCAAAGAAGGCCCCGTGTGCTTGGGCTATTTCCTCCCAGCGCGCAATCTGTGTGGTAAACATGCGGGTGCGGACTACGTCGCTCATGGACGCTCCGGCCTGTTGGAGCACGTCGGCCACCCGCGTCAGAATATTGTGGGTTTGGGCGTATATGTCGTCTTTTTTAACGGTTTCGCCATCCACAATGGCTACCGTGCCCGATACTTCGATGATGTTACCGATCCGCACGGCCCGGCAGTAGCCCATTTTGTCTTCCCAGGGCGAGCCGGTCAGGATGTTTTGTCGTGACATAGTTAACGTGGTTGGTTATTGCACCTACAGCGCAATATACCGGTATAAGGCGTTATTGGGCCGCTAATACCTTATTCGGAGAAGGGTTATGCAGGACTGGGTTGTATGCTTGTCAGTGTGTCTGATGCGTATGCCGTTAATAAAGCTCCAGTAAGCCGTATTCGGAAGAGTCGGCGAGTGCCTGAATGTCGTCGAAATGCTTCGTCAGGATTTAGACCACTCCTGACGAAGATTGATTCCCCATTCGTAACAAAACTACGTTAGGCGGAAAGCCAAACAGGTTTGCTAAATTGTAGAAATCGTCATCGTTGGTTACGATTAAATAATCGTTTCGCTTGGCCCATTGCCATATCATACTATCGTCAGCCGGCACAGGTAGGCCCGTGCGTGTTACATGTAAGCAATCAGGAAACGTATCCGATAGTTTCTTCACTAACCGATACGACAGATTAGCGTCCAGTAACAGTTTCATTAGGCAACGATTAGACGTGTACGACGTTCGCTATCGGCGGCAAAAGCCAACGCTGCCCGAATGTGATCCAGTGTTAATTCGGGAAAGTCCTCTAAAATCTCCTCGTTGGTCATTCCTGAAGCCAACCAGCTTAGGATGTCCTGCACGGTGATTCGGGTACCAACTATACAGGGCTTACCAAACCGGATGCTCGGGTTAATTTGTATGTATTGGCTGTAGTTATCCATGATTCTACGATTTAATCAAATATACTGCTTTTCTGGTACGGCCTTCTTCTTTCGTGTCGGCTCTTTGATGTACCATCTCAGTACTGGACATTCGATGTTGGACACTGGACGTTAGCTTCTTGACAGAATGTCAATAGGTCTAACGTCTGGTGTCTGAAGTCCGAATGTCCAGTACTGAATGAAACCCACTCCATTGCGTCAGAATCTATTGGGATAGAAGTAGTTTCCCGGAATAATTTTATTTTAAATGCTGATCGTTTTATGCCGGTTGCAGCCAGCGTGTTTTTTAGGGAATAGTTGCCCCAAAATGGCCTGTCGCATGCATTTAGATCGTAATTTTTAGCTGACTCTACCGGCCATTCGCACTTCATTCACGCAAAAACGAAAGCAGAAAACCGCTAATCTGTTGTTACACCCTATTAAGCATTGGCGTCTGTGATTAATCTCGACCCGACTCACGTGGCACCCGGCAGTACAGTACTTGGCCAGGCAATCAAACATATCGGGATTGGTAAACACGGTAGTAAACCCTTACCGGCCGATCTGCTCGAAGCCTGCCGACAGGCCCTGACCGACCCAAACACGCACCCGCTGCAACGGGGGGCATTTATCGGAGCCCTGCTGGCAAAGGGCCCTACCGAAGCCGAGCTGACGCTCGAATCGGCCATCGGGAAAGACGCTTTTGGGCACCCCACCTTTCTGATTCATAAACTCTGCACCGACCTGCACGCAGGCCTGTTGCCCATTGCCGTCAGGTTAGTCCGGGGGCATACGTTGTCGGTGAGCGAAGCCGAGCAACTGGGCGACTACCTGTTTGGTAATGAGCCCTGCGAGGCTTTTCGGGGGTTTGCGGCCAGTATCATGCGGGTGCGCCACGAAACCAACGACGAGTACTTAGGCCTGATGCGGGCCGCCGAGCGCACATTCACGCCTGGTTTCCGGCTCAACCAAACCGTGAGCGAACGCCCGCTCGTGCAGCTCGCCGAGCCGTTTGATGGGGTCGAGCATAGTTACATGATTACCCCCCTGCTGGCCAACTGGTTCGAACGGCGGGGCTACGGGGCCTTGTCGATGGTGGGCCGGTCGGGTGGCCCTAAGCTGACGCTCAACGCTCATGATCTGTACATGCACCTGGGTTGCCAGTATATGCAGAGCCGCCACGAACTGACCGAGCCGCTTATGCCCTACGGCTGGGTATTGGACCAGAAAGCCCTCTCGCCTGCGCTCAACCGGTGGGTCGACCGGCGGCAGGTGCTGCTCAAACGCCCGTTTCTGGCAACGCTCGAAAAAGTGCTGAACCCCTGCGGAGCGCGGATTCTGGTGACGTCGGTGTTTCACATTACCTACCAGATGAAGATGGCCGAATTGGCCCTCATGGCCGGTTTCGATGCGGCTATTGTGATGAAACGGGGGCTGGAAGGGACGCTGGCGCCCGCTACCAGCCGGGCGAGCGGGGTGTTGTGTGCCGTCCGGACGGCACAGGGCCACTTGTTTTTCCAGAATTTTGAAGCCGACCGGCCGGAGTTTGCGTCGTTTCGGACCGACGAAGACCCCGATGTGCCCAACCCCACTGCCGCCGACAATGCCGCCCTGATTCGCAAGTTTGTGGCCCAGAAAGTGACGGGCGATGAGCATTTCGACAACCGGGTGCGGTATGCCTATGCGCTTATGGAGCGCGGTATGGAGTGGATTGAGGGGCAACTGAAAGCGCCACCGGCCAGGTAAGGCCCTTCGTTCTTCCAGAAACGGACGCCCCTGCGCTTACCGCCCGGCCAGCATCACCGCATTGGGTATGGCCGGAAACAGCCTGGGGAGTCTCTGTTCAATGGCTTCCGCAGAAGCAGGCAGGTTGAGCAGTAACGTTTGCCCGCAAAGCCCGGCGGTATTTCGCCAGAGGAGGGCTTCGGGGAGTCCGGTACGTATGAGCGCGCCAAAGCCGGGCAGCAAACGGGTACAAAGAGCCGTGGTGGCATCGGGCACCGGGTCGGTGGGGCCGCAATCGCTCAGGGTGAGCAACAGCGTTCCCTCGCCGGGCCGAATCAATGACTGTAAAAGGCCTTCCCACTCGGCGGGTGTATTGCCCCTGCCCCCTACCGGCTGCTCAACGCACGGGCACGCGGGCAGTTGCTCCGCCAGAACAGCCCGGACTGTATCGAGAACAGCCCGGCTCATGGCGCTTGCGTAGAGAATATAGACCGTTTGCAGGGCCACCGCTTATCGTTTTTCGATACCGTCGAGTACGCGCCGGATCACATTGGCCCGATTCATGAAATCGTACGATTGGCTCAGGTCCTGCCCATCAATAGCGGCTTTAAACTGCTCTAAAAACTGGATATAATCGGCCAGCGCCCGTGATACATTTTGCCGGTTTTGGTCGAAAATGGGAGCCCACATGGCCGGTGAACTTTTGGCCAGCCGCACGGTACTGCTGAAACCCGTACTCGCCATATCGAAAATGGCCTGCTCGTCTTTTTCTTTTTCCAGCACGGTCAGCCCCAGGGCAAAGCTACTGATGTGGCTCAGGTGCGACACGTAGGCCAGATGCAGGTCGTGCTCGCTGGGGGTCATGTAAAACAGCTTCATGCCGATGTCGCGAAACACCGACTCAACCAGCGTGAGGCTGTCGGGGTTACTTTTTTCTCGGTCGCAGATGATGAGGTTTTTGCCCGGCAATAATTCCCGAAAAGCGGCTCCCGGTCCCGAATTTTCGGTGCCGGCCATAGGGTGCGCGGCCACAAACTGCGCCCGGCGCGGGTGCGTGTCGGCTATGGCGCAGATGGTTTCTTTGGTCGAGCCCAGGTCAACGACGGTGCCGTGCCAGGGTAGGGCATCGAGCACGGTGGGCAACAGATTGATGATGGTGTTGACCGGTGTAGCCAGCACCACCAGATCCGACTGCGGCACGGCCTGCTCAAACGGCAACACCTCGTCGACGAGCCCCTTTGCTACGGCCAGTTGCCCGTGTACAACCGACGCATCGACCCCGAAAAACCGGGCTTTGGGGTATTTTTCCTTCACGGCGAGGGCCATTGAGCCACCCAGCAAACCAATGCCTATAATGGTTATATTCATCTGTTTCTGTGAAATTAAGCCGGGTTTTCGGTTTGGTTAAGCCGGTCGACGGCCTCCCGAATCCGGCTTTCGTCGACGCAGAGCGATACCCGGATATACCGTTGACCTTTAGGCCCAAAAATAAAACCCGGCGCAATGAATACGTGCTTCTCGACCAGCAGCCGGTTGACCAGCTCTTCGGCCGAGGGCACCGAGTCGGGGAGTTTGGCCCAGATAAACATACCTTCCTGATTGGTGGCGTAGGTGCAGCCGAGGGTGTCGAGGAAGGCATATACCGCCGAGAGCCGCCCGGCGTATACAGCATTCCGTTCGGCATGCCAGGCGTCGGGGTTATTGAGGGCTACGGTAGCCGCATCGAGCAGCGGCCTGAACATACCCGAATCCACGTTGCTCTTGATAGTGAGCACGGCGTCGATATACGGCTTGGCGGCCGAGAGCCAGCCTACCCGCCAGCCCGCCATGTTGTGCGACTTGCTCATGGAGTTTAACTCCATAGCGACCTCTTTCGCCCCGTCTATTGACAACAAACTAATCGGGGCCTGCTTGTTGAGGACCAGACTGTAGGGGTTATCGTGGCAAAGTAGCACCTTGTGGTCGTGGGCAAACCGCACGGCCTGTTCAAAAAGTGCTTTGGTAGCCGGTGCCCCGGTGGGCATGTGGGGGTAATTGAGCCACATAATTTTGGCCGGTGCCTGCTGCACCAACTCGCTCAGTGCTGCCCAGTCGGGTTGCCAGCCGTTATTTTCCCCAAGCGGGTACTCGCGCACGTTGGCCCCCACCAGCTTGCTCACGGCCCGGTAGGCCGGATAACCCAGCTCAGGTACCAGCACGCCGTCGCCCTCGTTCAGAAACGTCAGCGAAATATGCGTGATGCCTTCTTTTGAGCCGATCAGGGGCAGAATCTCGGTTTCAGGGTCGAGCGAAACGCCGTAGGTATGCTTATAAAATCCGGCTACTGCCTGCCGAAACGCGGGTGTTCCTTTGTAAGGCTGATACCCGTGGGCATCGGGGCGTTGTGCCACCTGAGCAAGCGTGTCGATGGTATCGGCAGAGGGCATCATATCCGGGTTGCCAATACCCATATTGATGACGTCGTGGCCGGCGGCAATCAGCTGGCGAACTTCGGCCAGTTTCACCGAAAAGTAGTACTCTTGTGTCTGACCAGCGCGGTGAGCGAGGGGAATAATCATGAGCAGGCAATAAACAGTTATAGGCCGACGGTCCGATGGTCCGGCAATCCGGCGGTTTGGCAGTTAGAGCTGTTTGCGAGTGAAGTGTCGTGCAAAAATACCAGCCTAAGGCTGAAAAGCCTACCCAACTTTCAGACTCTGCCCCTGGCATGTAAAAAAAGTAGGTGCGCTTCCAACCGTTTTGTCCGTTTCGGAGTCCGTAGGGACGTGGACCACCCCCCGGCCCCCTCCTAAAAAAAGGAGGGGGAGGGCTTACCAGACAAGCTTGTGTGTTTGTGGCTTCCCTTGATTTAAGCGAGGTGGAAATTTTACTTCCCCCTCCTGCTTTTTCAGGAGGGGGTTAGGGGGTAGTCCAGACAAGCTTGTGTGTTTATGGGCTTCCCTTGGGTTAGGTGAGGTGGAAATTTTACTTCCCCCTCCTGTTTTTTCAGGAGTGGGTTAGGGGGTAGTCCAGACAAGCTTGTGTGTTTGTGGCTTCCCTTGATTTAAGCGAGGTGGAAATTTCACTTCCCCCTCCTGTTTTTTCAGGAGGGGGTTAGGGGGTGGTCCAGACTAACCATCCCCTAAAATGAAGTGTTAGTGTTTTATTTATATCATTGATTGTCTGTGTATTAAGTCTTTTGTAATGAAGAGACCGCTACTTTTTCTGACCGCCCTGCTGCTGACCCTCAGCAGTTGTGAAATCAACCTGCTACAGACCGCCGACAATGGCCCGGCTATAGTGCCCGACGGTTCGGCGCGGATTGCCCGGACCTACTCGCTGGGTGGGCCTGATAATAAAACAGTTATGTCGGAAATTCGATATGTTTACGACGCAAGCGGCCTGCTTGAGCGCGTGGATCGTTTGGGCCGGAACGCCAACGGTGGTATGGATCGGTACGCCTACGAAACCTATACATACAACGGCAGTCGGCAACTCCAGAGCCGGGTCGAGTACAGCCGCACGTCGCAGAACGGTGATTTCAAACCGAGCACGACGCGACAATACACGTACCCCAGTCCCGATAAAACCGTAGAAACTATGCTCTATGCCGATTATCAGACGGGCGCTCTGAAACCACAAGCCCGGATCGAGACGGTTCGGCAAAACAACCTGCCTGTTACGTCAACGTTTTTTAGTTTATACAACACCTCACCCAACGAGCCGACCCAGATAACCACGTACCAGTACGAGAATGGGCGTCTGATGAAAGAAGAAACCCGAAGTGGTACCGGTACCGCTTTTCGGTCGATGGTGTACACGTACAAAGGACGTACGGCCCGGGTGGATGAGTTTATTCCGCAGTCGAAAGAAAGTATTTCGGAACAGAAGCTGACATACGATGCGCGCGGCCGGCTTGTGCAGGAAGAAGTTGTCCGCACCAATCCGCTGCTGTGCTTTGGTATGTTTGTGGGCGTCACGGTGCACGAGTATCTGGATTGAAAGGACGGAGAACCTCTGATCCGATATTAAAAAACGGACTATGGATAAACAGTTTTCCCGTTTGGCTGGTAAGGTTTGTACTGTCTGGTGTGGCTTTCGGGCCTGACCAACGACTCAAAACAAACCAACAGTAAACAGTCGTATGCAATCACAAACTGAAAAACCCGCCCTTGCTTCTGGCACCATCACCCTCG
It includes:
- a CDS encoding pyridoxal phosphate-dependent aminotransferase, with amino-acid sequence MIIPLAHRAGQTQEYYFSVKLAEVRQLIAAGHDVINMGIGNPDMMPSADTIDTLAQVAQRPDAHGYQPYKGTPAFRQAVAGFYKHTYGVSLDPETEILPLIGSKEGITHISLTFLNEGDGVLVPELGYPAYRAVSKLVGANVREYPLGENNGWQPDWAALSELVQQAPAKIMWLNYPHMPTGAPATKALFEQAVRFAHDHKVLLCHDNPYSLVLNKQAPISLLSIDGAKEVAMELNSMSKSHNMAGWRVGWLSAAKPYIDAVLTIKSNVDSGMFRPLLDAATVALNNPDAWHAERNAVYAGRLSAVYAFLDTLGCTYATNQEGMFIWAKLPDSVPSAEELVNRLLVEKHVFIAPGFIFGPKGQRYIRVSLCVDESRIREAVDRLNQTENPA
- a CDS encoding DUF5615 family PIN-like protein, whose amino-acid sequence is MKLLLDANLSYRLVKKLSDTFPDCLHVTRTGLPVPADDSMIWQWAKRNDYLIVTNDDDFYNLANLFGFPPNVVLLRMGNQSSSGVV
- a CDS encoding DUF433 domain-containing protein gives rise to the protein MDNYSQYIQINPSIRFGKPCIVGTRITVQDILSWLASGMTNEEILEDFPELTLDHIRAALAFAADSERRTRLIVA
- a CDS encoding RidA family protein; the encoded protein is MSRQNILTGSPWEDKMGYCRAVRIGNIIEVSGTVAIVDGETVKKDDIYAQTHNILTRVADVLQQAGASMSDVVRTRMFTTQIARWEEIAQAHGAFFGEIKPTTGIYEVSALISPDYLIEIEFTAVLSE
- a CDS encoding prephenate dehydrogenase; translation: MNITIIGIGLLGGSMALAVKEKYPKARFFGVDASVVHGQLAVAKGLVDEVLPFEQAVPQSDLVVLATPVNTIINLLPTVLDALPWHGTVVDLGSTKETICAIADTHPRRAQFVAAHPMAGTENSGPGAAFRELLPGKNLIICDREKSNPDSLTLVESVFRDIGMKLFYMTPSEHDLHLAYVSHLSHISSFALGLTVLEKEKDEQAIFDMASTGFSSTVRLAKSSPAMWAPIFDQNRQNVSRALADYIQFLEQFKAAIDGQDLSQSYDFMNRANVIRRVLDGIEKR